The following coding sequences are from one bacterium SCSIO 12741 window:
- a CDS encoding GNAT family N-acetyltransferase — MNKWLNKIELQDNLVRLVPMTLEHLDGLTIAVRDGNLWELWYTTAPEPENVRRYIETALGEYDKDVSLPFVVIRKADSKIIGTTRYMNADGRNKRLEIGTTWYSKSAQRTGVNTACKYLLLHYAFENLNCIAVEFRTHWHNQASRKAIERLGAKQDGILRNHSIDKRGGLRDTVVFSILNSEWPVVKSSLEQMMQRK, encoded by the coding sequence ATGAATAAATGGCTTAACAAAATAGAGCTACAGGATAATTTGGTCCGTTTAGTACCCATGACACTTGAGCATCTGGATGGCTTAACGATTGCTGTTCGGGACGGTAACCTATGGGAACTTTGGTACACTACCGCTCCGGAGCCAGAGAACGTAAGGCGATACATTGAAACAGCTTTAGGAGAATACGACAAGGATGTTTCCCTTCCCTTTGTCGTTATTCGAAAAGCAGATTCTAAAATCATTGGCACCACTCGCTACATGAATGCGGATGGCCGGAACAAGCGATTGGAAATTGGGACTACCTGGTACTCCAAATCCGCTCAACGCACCGGAGTAAACACTGCATGTAAATACCTCCTGCTCCACTATGCTTTTGAAAACCTAAATTGCATTGCAGTGGAGTTTAGGACACACTGGCACAATCAAGCTTCCCGAAAAGCCATTGAACGATTGGGAGCCAAACAAGATGGGATATTGAGAAATCATTCTATCGATAAAAGAGGTGGCCTCCGAGACACGGTTGTTTTCTCCATCCTTAACAGCGAATGGCCTGTGGTGAAAAGTTCACTGGAACAAATGATGCAGCGGAAATAG